The DNA segment AGCGGAACCTGCACGTATCGGCAGGTTCGAACCGAGTCGAGATTGGCCTGGTCGCGGAGGGTTCGTAGCCCGCCGAGCACCACCGAAATCTCGAAAAGACTCGAGACCAGTCCGGGGTCGAACGTTTCGGTTTCCGAATCGAAATGATCGAGAAAAGCCTGTTCGACGTCGCCGTCCCATCGGTTTCGATACCGAAGCAAGCCGAGGTGCGCCGGGGTCGGCACGAGTTTGACTCCGACGAGCGTTGATCCCTCGACCGTGGCGTAATCGATCTCGGCCGTGAGTCGAGCCGTCGAATGCTGGTCTAGCGCCGATTCCTCCTCGGATGCCTCCTCTGGCAGGTTGTGCCCAATCTGTACCGTCGTGGCCACTGGCAACGTCGGACCGATGAGTTCCCTGGCGGTCGATTGGGTAGACAAGGACGCGATCCCCTCGAGATGCTCGGCTCCACAGTGGTCGACGTAGGCCTCGAGTGTCGCCTCCATCACGCGATGTTCGTGACGACGCTGGACAGCAGAGTGAAACCGTTCGGTGTGTCCTTCCCACAGCGTTCGGAATCGATTTTGGATGTGACGAATCAACTGCTCTGGGTCGTCGGTAGCTCCATCATCCGTGGTTGCCGCCCAGCGAAATCCATCACAGATCGCGGTTCGGAGTAACTCGAGTCGGTCGACGGCAGTGTCGTCGGGTGGTGACCTGAGCGATCGCTCGTGTGCGAACTGGAATTTGCGTGGGCACTCGAGATACGCACCCAGACCCTCGACGGTCAGCGTGGGTTGTCCGGTGTCCTGGGGGTGCGCTGGCTGCTCACCCCCCGAAGCGTCGGATCGGGGCGATTCAGTCATCGACGCACCTCGCCTGCGGCGAACTCGAACTGCGTGCGGATCGCTTCCCGCAGCGTCGGATCGAGCCCATCGTCTTCGAGCAACAGGGCCATCTCCTGGAAGTGTGACTCGGTTTCGGCCAGGTCGACCGGTTCACCCATCGAGGCCCGTCGGCGAACGCGCTCGAGTTCGCCCCACGGCTCACCAAGCAACGACTCGAGGGTACGCTGTGGGCCATAGACCCGGCCGTCCTGTGTGGTTGACTCGACGTCTGCGATCCTGATCGAACTCGAAGCCTTGAGTTCTCGCACATATCGTGATTCGTCGTGGGTTCGACGCAATCCATCCGTCTCGCGTTCGTAGGAGCAAAAATACAGCCGGTCAGTCGCGGCCCTCGAAGCCAGTGCGAGCCGTCGTCGGCCTCGCTCGACGTGATAGGTTTCGAACCGGTCACTGACGCTTTCGGGATCGGTGACCGTCTCGAACGTCTCCTCGAGTTCCCCAATGGTGGGGTCGGTGACTGCCGGAAACGCATCCATCGATCGAACCCACGCGGTCGGGAACAGCGACGTCAAAAACTGTGAGCCGGGATAGACGGTGTCGTTGCAATCGAGGACGAACACCGCGTTGGCCGTGGCGTAGGCGAGTTCGTCGACGGGACAGACGGTGACACCACCCTCGGCCGTGCTCGAGTCGATCGTGTGGACGTGGGGAGCGTCGTACTCGATCGTTCGCGCAACCATGCGCTGGAGCCCGTCCCAGTCGGGTGAAACGAGATCCGTCCGTTCGACGAAACGTGCGATCTCACGTATTCGTTCGACGCTGTCGAACTGCTCGCGAGCATCGACCCACGATTCTCCGTCCGCGATTCGCCCCTTGAGAGCCGTTCGTTCGATCCAGCGATCGAGCGTCGTGTGGACGGCGTGGTCTCGACACTCGACCAGTAACTCCGGACTGAACGAATCGACGCGTGCCTCCAGACGTCGGAGAACAGCCTCGTCCCAGTCGATAGCGTCGGTCGGTGTCTCTGCACCGATTTCGGTAGCCTCGTGCTCGAGGGTCTGTTGGGCTCGGATGACGGCGTACAGCTCGGACACTGCAGGGTCCGTGGCTAACGACGGTGTGCCAATAGTCGCAGTTGGAACGCCGGCTTCCCGGAGTCGCCGTCGAGCCCAGGGAACGCGTTCGGCCCGAGACACACCGACGACGAACTCGTCGAACGACCAGTCGTGACGATCACGGAGTGAGCCGATTTCCGTGGCCACCAGCCGCGTCTGTTCGCGAGCGGTTTCGGTGCGAATACGGAACGCGTGTGGCTGCACCCCTGTCCCGGATTTTCCCGAGCTTGTGTCAGCAGCTTGCACCGACCGGTGGCAGTCACTGTGCGCGTCGTCAACGGAACCGGTCGCGAGCCAGTTGATGATCGGCCGATGGCGTACTCCGGACGGGGCAGAACGTGCTGGGTGGCGGTGTTCGAGTGAGTCGGCTATCGTCTCGAGCGAACCAGGTTCGACCCGCGTCCGCTCGACGCTGGCGTGGCGCTGGCCGACACAGACCAGCTCAGTGTCACCCGTTAACGCCGCGAGATACCGGCGGTCGAGTTCGCGAAACTCCTCGAACTGGACCGTGAGGACGGCATCGACGCCCGCCGTGATACGGTCACGGACACCGTCTGCATTGTCCTCGAGTACGTCGACTGCGCGTGGAATAACGTCTGCGCGTTCGATGAACCCTCGAGCGTCAAGTTCGGCGTGGAACCGATCGTTCATCGCGTAGAGGAACTCGAGGCAGGGATGCATGTCGTCACCGTTCCCAGCTGTCGAGTGGGTGTGTCGCTGTCTGGTGACCTCGAGCAACAACTGTCCGACGTCACGAGCGAAGCTCTCGTGCTCGCGTGCCCGCTCGAGATAGGGTGGGATATCGCGTTTGGCACCGGCGATGACGAGCGAGATCAGTTCGATTCGCTCTTCGTACTCGAGGCGGTCGATGGTCGGGTCGAACGCTTCGATGACTTTGGAGGCGTGTTCGGGGAGCGATTCGACGTTCGGCGCTGGCACCAAGCCCGCATCGCGACTTGCGCTGGCGAGGGTTCGCTCGAGTTCCTCGAGTCCGGCCGGATGGCGTTTCACCACGAGCACGTTTTTCGCCCCGTGGGCCGCCGCCAGCCGGGTGTATGCTTCGGCTACACACTCGAGGACGTCGGTACGAGGATACTCGAGGGCAATGAGTGTCCCCTCGAGTGTGGATGCGGAGGAACCTGGTGGGGACATCGGGTATGACACCGAATAGTGGCAGGATGATATTTAAAGATGTACCTACCCGAGAATCATCATCACTTCGTATACCATGGACGTGCTACCGACAGCTGTCGCTTCGTTCACTCCATGTGAGGGACCGATATCCGTTTGAGGGTTCTGTATCGAGGTCCGTCTCTGAGCGCTCGAGCGTGTTATTCAGCGAACGTATCGTTACTGTGACCGATTCAATAATGAGGAGATGCGGTCGTTCGACCAAACACCGCTGTCGATAATCCCCATGCCGGAGAAAGCCCGGATAGGATTCACGACGCCTCGAGCACCGTGAGATAGGCTACGTAGACGACTGCTGCAACCACCAGTGACAGTGCAACGACGGTGACGCCGACGAAGTTATCGAGGAACACCTCCGGCTGGTCCCAGATGTATGCACCGCCTTCGACTGCCAGAATAAACAATGCGCCGTACACTGCAGCGACGGCGATCCCTCGAGCGACGGCGATAGCCAACCCGGCCCGACGACTGTTCAAGAGTTCGATGACGAACAGAAAAGCCAGGGCGAGCAGGTAAAACGGCTCCGGCAAGGCCTGTCCGAGCATCCGTGGCCCACGAATGCTCAGCCACCCGTAGTAAGCCAACGCGAGTAAGATGCCCGCGACGAAGGTCATCGCGACGCCATATCCGCTCGTGTTCTCGACACGCGGGGCCACACCGCTGTTTGCCGAGGAGCCAGCGTCGGACTCCGACCGATCCGACGCGTCACTCGAATCCCCATCGGTCATGGGTGACCTCCCTCGAGCAGCACTAAAGTTATCGTCCTCGTATTTTCACTCACAACGTCGCTCGAGGGGCGCTTCCCTTTCGGGTCGTTCCTCGAGTACTGCAACGAACGGGACACACAGAACCACTCGACGTCACCAATGTTTATAGGGAATCGCCGTCACCTCCACGTATGGACGACATTTTCGTTGCCCGACTGATGACCTCGGAGCCAGTGACGATCAGTGCCGACACGCTCGTCGAAGACGCCGGACAGACCATGCTCGAGAACGGTATCGGCTCGCTCATCGTCGTCGACGATGACGGCCACCTCGAGGGAATCTTGACGACGACCGACTTCGTCACCATCGTCGCCGAAAGCTTCCCGAAAGCACAGACGACCGTCTCACGCTACATGTCTACCGAAGTCGAAACCGCTTCGCCCCAACAGCCGATTCTCGAGGTTGCCGACGCGATGCTCGAGCACGGCTTCCACCACATGCCCGTGACGGATAAAGACGGCAGCGTCGTCGGTATCATCTCGACGACCGATCTGGCCGGCTACCTTTCGAAGATATAGCGTCGCTCTCGAGCACCTTTGTTCTGCATGTGCTCGCCTTTCACCCCTCTCGAGAGGCAGTCGTGATTCACACATAGCGTGCTGGAGGTTGTGACCACGAGTGCTTCCAATACGTGATGCTGGTCGCAAAAGAAAAGCAGACGGGGATTTGAACCACGGTCGGAGCAAAGCTCCTCCCTGATTCAAATCCCTCCAGTCGCTCCTTTACTCTCACTTGCGTTCGAACAGAAAGAGCCGGTGGAGGGATTTGAACCCTCGACCTAATCCTTACGAAGGATTCGCTCTGCCAGTCTGAGCTACACCGGCGCGGATCTCGCGTCCACTTCTACGTACGTTCGATAGCCGGCATAAGGATTGCGAATCGAATCGGTCCGTGTGTGGCCCTCGCAGTGGTCGGTTTAGGGAGCACCGTTTCTCGACCGATCACGAGTTGCGGCGCTCGAGCACGACGTCGAGACAGACGTTGAGTTCGTGCGGAGCGTACGACCGGACGGTTCGACGGGTCTCGACTACGACCTCGTACTCTGGCGCTGCGGCCTCTCGAATGGCGCGTTCGCCCGGGCCGAACGGATCGTCTTCGTGCTGGATGTCGTAGTAGTGCAGCGTACAGCTGTCACCTGCAATCGTAACCGCCGACTCGAGGAACTCGTCAGCGCTGTGTGGGAGGTTCATCACGATTCGGTCGGCCCAGCCCTCGTATTCAGGAGCGATTTCTCGGACATCCGCACAGTGGGCGGTAACGCGATCAGCCACACCGTTTGTGGTCGCGTTGCGTTCCAGATATTCGATTGCAGCCTCGTTAATGTCGACGCCGACGCACTCCGCGCCACGTTTGGCGAACGGAATAACGAACGGGCCGACACCCGCGAACATGTCGAAGGCATGCTCGCCGGGTTCGACCTGCTCGGCGACGCGATGGCGCTCGGTGGCGAGTCGCGGCGAGAAGTACATGGCCGCGAGATCGAGTTCGAACGTACAGCCGTACTCCCGGTGAACGACCGTCGTTCCGTCGCCCTCAAGCACGTCCCAGTCGCGAACGCGCGTCTCACCTTTGATTTTCGAGGCCTTGTTGAGAACCGTCTCGAGTGGAAGATCCGACTCGACGATTGCACGCGCAATCTCGGCCGCTCGCTCGTCGTCCTCTTCCTCGAGTAACGCCGCCTCACCGAGGCGTTCGTACGAGGGTTCCCAGCCCAGAATGTCCTCGGGAGTCGTCTGCGTGTGTCGTGTGGGTGGGTCAAACGGCACGAGATCGTGGTTCGCCTCCGAGGTGGACTTGAGGGCTGTCGCTGCTGCCTCTTCGTCGACGACTGGAATGTATAGACAGCCATCCTCGACGGTGATCTCGTACTCGTCGTCGATCAGATCGGCGTCTGCCAGCCGACTCCTCGTCGCTTCCCCCTCGTCGGGGGGCACCCGAACACACGGCACGTCCATAGACGATTTCGACTCGCGAGGGTACTAACGCTGACGTTTCCGACGAGTGGTTCGTTCTGGCTGGCTCACCAGGTCAGACCCTCATAAACCTCGAGATTCGTTCTCTCGGGATCGATGTCGATTCGACGCCCGTCGACGAGTACCCTGGTAGCCATCTTTTCGAACACCGACGCGTCCATATCGTCGAACTCCGGCCAGTCCGTCGCGACGATAGCGCCATCGGCACCCTCGAGTGCGTCCTCCACCTCGTCGACAAACGTGAGTCCCGCGAGGTCGGTGTAACGCGGATACTGTCGATCCAGCGCATCTCTGGCGACCGGGTCGTACGCGACGACGCTCGCGCCGCACTCGAGCAACGAGTCGATCACCACGAGAGCACGCGATTCACGCACGTCGTCGGTGCCAGGCTTGAACGACAACCCGAGGACCGCAATCTGACTCCCCTCGAGATCGACGTGATGGGCGAGCAAGTGGACCAATCGGCGCGGTTGCCCGTCGTTGACCTGCACGACGGCATCGAGGAGCGCCGGTTCGTATCCCTGCTGTCGGGCTCCGGCCCGGAGCGCGTTGACGTCTTTTGGGAAACACGACCCACCCCAGCCGAGTCCCGAGCGCATGAAGCGCTCACTGATTCGGTCGTCGAGGCCGACTGCCTCGAGCACCTCGTAAGCGTCGACACCGTAGGCCTTCGCGATGTTCCCCAGTTCGTTCACGAGCGACACCTTCGAAGCCAGGAACGCGTTGTTGGCGTACTTGATCAGTTCCGCTTCGCGAACCCCGGTTTCGACGAAGGAAGCGCCGGTTTCGACCATGGGCTCGTACAGCGTGCCCATCGTTGTGGCAGCATCCTCGCTGGTCGCGCCCACCACGATCTTTTCGGGCTCGAGGAAGTCCTCGACAGCCGTCCCCATCCGGAGAAACTCGGGGTTCATCGCTAACTCGAGGCCGTCGGGAGCACCGATTGCTTTCTCCGAGCGCTCGGCGACGACTGGGCCGATGACGTCCTCAGTGGTTCCTGGAAGAACGGTGCTTTTGACGACGACAAGGTGGGACCCCGCCTTGCCAGCTAACGCGTCGCCCAGCGATTCGCTCGCTGCCTGCATGATGGAGAGATCGAGGCTGCCGTCGTCGTGTTGGGGTGTCGGCAGGCAGAGAAAGGTGAGATCCGTATCACACACGGCATCGTAGTCTGTCGTCGCACGAAGACGTGTACCGGCGTGCTCGGCGATTCGTTCCTCGAGACCGGCTTCGTGGATCGGAGCCTCACCGGCGTTGATCTTCTCGACGATCGTTTCATCGATCTCGATATTCGTGACCTCGTGGCCCAGATCGGCGAGACAGGCGGCAATCGTCGTGCCGACGTAGCCGCTGCCGACGATAGAAACGTGCATGCCGAGAGATTGGACTCGAGGGGGTAGTGGTTTTTGGGTTGTCGACGATGTGATGGACATCGAGTCCGGACTACGGGCTGATCCTCAGCGCTGTAATCGATCCTTTCCCTTTTTGACGAACGCCGACGGTTTGACGACAGCATCGTTGAAGAAGTACTCCTCTGCTGATCGGCCGACGGCGTAGGTCGTTGCACTCGCGACCGTCCCGGAGACCACCTGTCCGACACCCGGGACGAGTTGTGCCAGTGACCGAGCCACCCCTCGAGCGGCCAGCCCGGCAACCGTGGTTCCGCCCATCGCCGTCAGATACTCCTCGACGGTCCCGCGCTCGAGTTCGCGACAAGAAAAACTCCCGATCAGGCCCACCAGAAACAGCTGTAATCCGGTTAACACCGGAAAGTCTGCCCCTGGCGTCGGTGCACTCCCGATACCACCCGCGATGCCCGAGAACCGTTTCGTCACGTCTCGAGATAACTCCTGCATCAGTTCCTCTCGCTGTTGGGCCTGGATGAACTGCAGGCGAGCATCAACCGGCAAAAAATCTCCCACCAACCAGGCGAGCGTATCGACGTTCCAGTACGGTTCTTCCTTCAGGTACACTGGGACGACGCCGACGTGATCGTCCGATTCGAACTCGTAGCCGTGGAGCGGCTGGCTCTCGTCGAACGGCGTCGTTTCTTCCTCGTTCAGGATCTTCGCCACGAACTCGAGCGTGTGCTTGATATCACCGGCCAGCGACGGGTTCGATTCTGGCGGCCAGTCACCACCAGGAGCCAGATAGGTGTCCACCTTGTTGAGACAGTATACGACAGGTGGAAAGACACCCGGCAGTTCCCTTCGCAGCGTTTCGACCGTCGCGAAATCGTCCTTCCCCGCGCGCACCTGATCGGGCGTCATGACGTGAATCGCAATATCCGGACGATACTCCTCGAGGTCCGCTTTGAGATGGGAGATCGTGTCGCCAGGGATGTCGCCATCTGGAGACACACTTTCGAAGAGTCCTCGAGAGTCGACGACGTCCCAGCTGGCGTAGCGGTCTGGAAAGGAGACGTGGTACAGTTCGGAGTCGACGGTCGTCGGCTCGACGGACCCGACATCGGCGACCGGCTTGTTCGCCAGCGCGTTGATCAGTGATGATTTTCCGGCCCCGGACCGGCCGAACACGTACAGTCGAGGCGGCCGTGAATCGTCGATCAATCGCTCCGTTTCCCGGAGCGCGTCGCCAAACGCCGTGTCCATCAGTCGCCCCACGGTTCGTTTGCCGCCGGGAGCCATCGCCACGATATCGTCCACCTGCTCCCGAAATCGTTTGAATTTGTCCGGGTCGACTGCCATAGGAGAATAATCTCATCAATACAGAAAAAGCTAGTACTCCGTTAAGCGTCGACGCGAGCGCCGAACTCACAGATTGTCATCGGTTCAACCCGCTCGGAGAGGCTAGACAAACACCCGTCAGTTAATCGTCCGAGATCACCGATCGGAACGCTGGTCGACACCTCCGTCCTCGAGGTCGGGCATCCTCGAGCGCCTGTGAACCGCCTCTGGTGACTACGATACCTACACGATGAACGCTCTCACCCTATCGACGCTTTTCGGTTATGCCAGTGCGTTCATACGCCATTTCAGTGGCCCTCACAGCACTAACACGCCTGCTAATTGGATTTGTATGGCTATTCAGGAGTCATAACGACTGCCTACCTCCGCAAGGGAGTATCCCAATAACGAAGCGACCGAAACTAGGATTCATAGAACGGGACTGGTCACAGTCCCAACCTCGAGAGCCGAGGGATCCGTCTCGATAGACGAAAGCATTACGAGGGACCCTCCGTGGTGTTCACGCCACTCGAGCCGTGATGAGAAACAGAATACTGAGGCAGTCTGTGATGGGGCGTAAACGAACAAGAGAGGCGACCTCTTTGAATTTTGCCCACTCGAGAAACTTCATAATCGGCCTTCGTCTTGCGGTTTCCGTTCTCAAACATGGCCGGGTTTCAATCGAGGGGTGATGTCCGCTCGAGGCGATCTCCGAAAAGAGAATATCGGTGTTTGAGGGGCTGTCGCGTTAGATCTCAACGCGGGATTCACGTCACATTGAGGTGCAATCCCATCGTCGTCCAGATTTTCATAATCGGTCGCAGGCTAGCGCTTTTGGTGGCATATTCGAGTGCCAATATTTCTGATTTTGAGCCCCCTCGAGATGGTCATCGACCTCGTTCTCATGAGATACCCTCTTTTGCGGACTAACCAATCACCGTGAGTCGCTCTCGAGACGGCTGAACGTCACTGAATAGAGGGCACCTCGCCTGTAGAACGAGGAAACTGCAAAACAGCGATTCTGTGACCATACACAGCAGCTACTTCGTTACCAACGTGACGCACTCTCGAGCGACTCGAAAAACGCCTATACGGCTCCTAGATTACACCACTGTCTCACTCAGATCTATTCTTGCGGATTGGAATCCAATTATGAATGGTGACCGGTTTGGGTAGCTTTCGAAAGTGGGTCAGTCTGTAATTGCAAGTTCGGGTTCGTCACTGAGCCGTTCCTCGGCCT comes from the Natronosalvus amylolyticus genome and includes:
- a CDS encoding GTPase family protein yields the protein MAVDPDKFKRFREQVDDIVAMAPGGKRTVGRLMDTAFGDALRETERLIDDSRPPRLYVFGRSGAGKSSLINALANKPVADVGSVEPTTVDSELYHVSFPDRYASWDVVDSRGLFESVSPDGDIPGDTISHLKADLEEYRPDIAIHVMTPDQVRAGKDDFATVETLRRELPGVFPPVVYCLNKVDTYLAPGGDWPPESNPSLAGDIKHTLEFVAKILNEEETTPFDESQPLHGYEFESDDHVGVVPVYLKEEPYWNVDTLAWLVGDFLPVDARLQFIQAQQREELMQELSRDVTKRFSGIAGGIGSAPTPGADFPVLTGLQLFLVGLIGSFSCRELERGTVEEYLTAMGGTTVAGLAARGVARSLAQLVPGVGQVVSGTVASATTYAVGRSAEEYFFNDAVVKPSAFVKKGKDRLQR
- the aglM gene encoding UDP-glucose 6-dehydrogenase AglM codes for the protein MHVSIVGSGYVGTTIAACLADLGHEVTNIEIDETIVEKINAGEAPIHEAGLEERIAEHAGTRLRATTDYDAVCDTDLTFLCLPTPQHDDGSLDLSIMQAASESLGDALAGKAGSHLVVVKSTVLPGTTEDVIGPVVAERSEKAIGAPDGLELAMNPEFLRMGTAVEDFLEPEKIVVGATSEDAATTMGTLYEPMVETGASFVETGVREAELIKYANNAFLASKVSLVNELGNIAKAYGVDAYEVLEAVGLDDRISERFMRSGLGWGGSCFPKDVNALRAGARQQGYEPALLDAVVQVNDGQPRRLVHLLAHHVDLEGSQIAVLGLSFKPGTDDVRESRALVVIDSLLECGASVVAYDPVARDALDRQYPRYTDLAGLTFVDEVEDALEGADGAIVATDWPEFDDMDASVFEKMATRVLVDGRRIDIDPERTNLEVYEGLTW
- a CDS encoding CBS domain-containing protein; the encoded protein is MDDIFVARLMTSEPVTISADTLVEDAGQTMLENGIGSLIVVDDDGHLEGILTTTDFVTIVAESFPKAQTTVSRYMSTEVETASPQQPILEVADAMLEHGFHHMPVTDKDGSVVGIISTTDLAGYLSKI
- a CDS encoding class I SAM-dependent methyltransferase — its product is MDVPCVRVPPDEGEATRSRLADADLIDDEYEITVEDGCLYIPVVDEEAAATALKSTSEANHDLVPFDPPTRHTQTTPEDILGWEPSYERLGEAALLEEEDDERAAEIARAIVESDLPLETVLNKASKIKGETRVRDWDVLEGDGTTVVHREYGCTFELDLAAMYFSPRLATERHRVAEQVEPGEHAFDMFAGVGPFVIPFAKRGAECVGVDINEAAIEYLERNATTNGVADRVTAHCADVREIAPEYEGWADRIVMNLPHSADEFLESAVTIAGDSCTLHYYDIQHEDDPFGPGERAIREAAAPEYEVVVETRRTVRSYAPHELNVCLDVVLERRNS